In one Candidatus Latescibacter sp. genomic region, the following are encoded:
- a CDS encoding DUF4180 domain-containing protein, translating to MELIVVERNGKHFIEGPSGKPFIQNAEDTVNVTGACFECQAYHVLLYAANLTERFFDLSSREAGLDAEAAEMRLLTF from the coding sequence ATGGAACTCATTGTGGTCGAACGGAATGGCAAGCATTTTATTGAAGGTCCATCGGGCAAACCATTCATACAAAACGCGGAAGACACAGTGAACGTTACCGGCGCGTGTTTTGAATGCCAGGCTTACCATGTGCTGCTTTATGCCGCGAACTTGACCGAGCGCTTCTTTGACCTGAGTTCGCGCGAAGCAGGCCTTGATGCAGAAGCCGCAGAAATGCGGCTTTTGACTTTTTAG
- a CDS encoding DUF5916 domain-containing protein produces MSSLTADASAQITSAAVDTPVHLDGSLSEKAWERAQVIADFTQRELTEGAAPTERTEVRIIHDSGTFYVGVKCFDSEPDRIIHKELKWDTNSSSDDKFAVVIDTYHDKRQAFAFAVNANGARDDGTLLSDQSVNYQWDGIWEVASRITDFGWSFEMAIPFKTLRFPTTEMQDWGINFVRVIARKHEELEWRGWRREEGVTHLASAGTIVIPGRVTRGRQLDAIPYVLAGEQKQRLTKVDDIFKYGLDVKYGVSSNTTLVLTTKTDFAQIESDKDVINLTRFPIQYPEKRDFFLEGLETFDFTQGGTKLFYSRKIGIDPVTREAIPILGGAKLTQKQGGYRLGLLNVQTQEQGNFPSTNYTVVRVRRDILVQSYIGFIATSVLDMKHHDNQVLGMDFGYKTDKFLGNKNFEIQGYLTGSANDGVKHDNLAGRVYFYYPNDLINWYGLYHALDKNFNPGIGFASRVGIKNYIWQLQITPRPNIPHIKKLVFKPFDINYTTGMDGTLQTRNDEIRPLGIQFKSGDNLDFKIWNKYDFIDKPDGWVIFKDPSNKDPSYKGTVVPKGVYKWWYSEIAYTGSRTRPVALDFNANLGDHYNGTRTYLSSSLSFKRTKYYSLSADVTYNDISIGESRFTTREYGSHIGVDINTRLSSSVFIQYNNASRLVTTNFRIHYIPKVGSDIYLVYNNIVNEQYDYRAEQNAAMLKFDYTYQF; encoded by the coding sequence ATGTCTTCTCTTACCGCAGATGCTTCCGCCCAGATCACCTCCGCTGCCGTAGACACTCCCGTCCATCTCGACGGCTCCCTTTCGGAAAAAGCATGGGAACGCGCCCAGGTCATTGCCGACTTCACCCAGCGTGAGCTTACAGAGGGCGCTGCGCCTACGGAGCGGACCGAAGTGCGTATCATCCATGATTCCGGCACATTCTATGTCGGGGTCAAATGTTTTGACAGCGAGCCGGACAGGATCATCCACAAGGAATTAAAATGGGACACCAACTCTTCGAGCGATGATAAGTTCGCGGTGGTAATCGATACCTACCATGACAAACGACAGGCTTTCGCATTCGCGGTGAATGCAAACGGAGCGCGCGATGACGGCACTTTACTCTCCGACCAGTCTGTGAACTACCAGTGGGACGGTATCTGGGAGGTGGCTTCGAGAATTACCGATTTCGGATGGTCGTTCGAAATGGCGATTCCGTTCAAGACCCTGCGGTTCCCTACCACCGAAATGCAGGATTGGGGAATAAACTTCGTACGGGTTATCGCACGGAAACACGAGGAGTTGGAATGGCGTGGCTGGCGGCGCGAGGAAGGGGTAACACATCTGGCGAGCGCGGGAACCATTGTAATTCCGGGTAGGGTAACGCGGGGAAGGCAGCTCGATGCAATACCCTATGTGCTCGCAGGCGAACAAAAACAGCGTCTGACAAAGGTTGATGACATATTCAAATATGGTCTCGATGTCAAGTACGGCGTCTCTTCCAACACCACCCTGGTCCTGACCACGAAGACAGATTTCGCCCAGATCGAAAGCGATAAGGATGTCATCAACCTGACCCGGTTCCCCATCCAGTACCCGGAGAAGCGGGATTTTTTCCTCGAGGGGCTGGAAACATTCGATTTCACCCAGGGAGGGACGAAGCTTTTCTACTCCCGGAAAATCGGCATCGACCCGGTCACTCGTGAGGCCATCCCCATCCTTGGCGGCGCCAAGCTCACCCAGAAACAGGGGGGATACCGCCTGGGCCTCCTCAACGTACAAACCCAGGAACAGGGAAATTTCCCCTCCACAAACTATACCGTGGTGCGGGTGAGAAGGGATATACTAGTCCAGTCCTACATCGGTTTTATCGCCACCAGCGTCCTCGATATGAAACATCACGACAATCAGGTGCTCGGAATGGATTTCGGCTATAAGACCGACAAGTTCCTGGGGAACAAAAATTTCGAAATCCAGGGCTATCTTACCGGCTCAGCGAACGACGGGGTTAAACATGACAACCTTGCCGGGCGAGTCTATTTCTATTATCCCAACGACCTTATCAACTGGTACGGTCTCTATCACGCGCTCGATAAAAATTTTAATCCCGGCATCGGTTTCGCCAGCCGGGTGGGGATCAAGAATTATATCTGGCAGCTTCAGATTACTCCACGGCCCAACATTCCACACATCAAGAAGCTGGTCTTCAAACCGTTCGACATCAACTACACCACCGGCATGGACGGCACCCTCCAGACCCGAAACGATGAAATCCGTCCCCTTGGAATCCAATTCAAATCCGGCGATAACCTCGATTTCAAAATCTGGAATAAGTATGATTTTATTGACAAACCCGACGGTTGGGTAATCTTCAAAGATCCTTCCAATAAGGATCCTTCATACAAAGGAACAGTGGTTCCCAAAGGTGTCTATAAATGGTGGTACTCGGAGATTGCATACACCGGGAGCCGCACCCGGCCGGTGGCGCTGGATTTTAACGCCAACCTGGGGGACCACTATAACGGCACGAGGACTTATCTCAGCAGCTCGCTCTCCTTCAAACGGACGAAATATTATTCTCTCTCCGCCGATGTGACTTACAACGACATCTCCATCGGAGAGAGCCGCTTTACCACCCGCGAGTACGGCAGCCATATAGGGGTCGATATCAACACTCGGCTCTCATCATCCGTTTTTATTCAATACAACAACGCGAGCCGCCTTGTAACCACGAATTTCCGCATCCATTATATTCCGAAAGTGGGAAGCGATATCTACCTTGTCTACAACAATATCGTGAACGAGCAGTACGATTACCGGGCGGAACAAAACGCAGCCATGCTTAAATTCGATTATACCTATCAGTTTTGA
- a CDS encoding thiolase family protein codes for MRRCVVIGAKRSPVGRFGGSLKDIPAVDLATQVITSLLGNSPVSPEMVDNLVVGEIIQTDPGGNVARWISLKCGMRTDAAPFTVNINCGSGLKAIELGVDEIRLGKADIVIAGGVEVMSRAPFLLNSARWEGLRYWDKPLVDMLSSCVLAGMGLTAENIAERYHVSREDQDMYAYESHMKAAWAEMAGVFANELVPIQVPQKKGEPVIFDCDESFRADTTVEKLSKLKPTFKENGTVTAGNASSLNDAAAFLLLAEESKARAIGAEILASVEDFAGVGVDPDYMGMGPVDAIRKLLAGQKLALSDIDLFEINEAFASQVIAVLRELGLDRAKNVNIYGSGISLGHPIGATGARITVTLLHEMKRRNARYGISSLCIGGGQGIAGLFKRGA; via the coding sequence ATGCGCAGGTGTGTCGTAATCGGGGCCAAACGTTCTCCGGTCGGACGTTTCGGCGGCAGCCTAAAGGATATTCCCGCAGTGGATCTTGCCACACAGGTCATCACCAGCCTTCTGGGGAATTCACCCGTCAGCCCCGAAATGGTGGACAACCTTGTAGTCGGTGAAATCATCCAGACCGACCCCGGAGGAAATGTGGCGCGGTGGATTTCCCTCAAATGCGGTATGCGGACGGATGCAGCCCCTTTTACAGTAAATATCAATTGCGGTTCGGGTCTTAAAGCCATCGAGCTTGGCGTCGACGAGATCAGGCTTGGGAAAGCGGACATCGTGATTGCAGGCGGTGTGGAAGTCATGAGCCGTGCACCGTTTCTCTTGAACAGCGCCCGCTGGGAAGGACTCCGCTACTGGGACAAACCTCTTGTCGACATGCTTTCCTCGTGTGTGCTTGCCGGTATGGGGCTTACCGCCGAGAATATTGCGGAACGCTATCATGTGAGCCGCGAAGACCAGGACATGTATGCCTACGAGAGCCATATGAAGGCGGCCTGGGCGGAAATGGCGGGTGTATTCGCCAATGAGCTGGTACCCATACAGGTTCCCCAGAAAAAAGGCGAGCCGGTCATTTTCGATTGTGACGAAAGCTTTCGCGCCGATACTACGGTTGAAAAGCTCTCAAAGCTCAAACCGACGTTCAAGGAGAATGGAACGGTAACCGCGGGGAACGCCAGCTCCCTCAATGATGCTGCGGCGTTTCTCCTCCTTGCCGAGGAATCGAAAGCGCGCGCTATAGGCGCAGAAATCCTTGCGTCTGTGGAAGATTTCGCCGGAGTGGGGGTGGACCCCGATTACATGGGCATGGGCCCGGTGGACGCAATCCGGAAGCTCCTCGCCGGTCAGAAGCTTGCTCTATCCGATATCGACCTCTTCGAGATCAATGAGGCGTTCGCCTCCCAGGTGATAGCCGTACTCCGTGAGCTGGGGCTTGACCGGGCGAAAAATGTGAACATATACGGCAGTGGTATCTCCCTGGGGCACCCGATTGGGGCAACCGGCGCCAGGATCACGGTTACCCTCCTTCACGAGATGAAACGGAGAAATGCCCGATACGGTATCTCCTCTCTCTGTATCGGAGGAGGCCAGGGTATCGCCGGACTTTTTAAAAGAGGAGCTTAG